From a single Capsicum annuum cultivar UCD-10X-F1 chromosome 12, UCD10Xv1.1, whole genome shotgun sequence genomic region:
- the LOC107852659 gene encoding RING-H2 finger protein ATL78: protein MATTSTLLIQEFMENFHYSRRLLTMAPPPVAGISHDAIDPPLGHKVNTIDANVIMVLAVLVCALICSLVLNSIIKCAFKCSSLILPDPSPNHTNSNPSSAKLTDRGIKKKALKTFPVITYSTELKHPGLDSECVICLSEFGIGEKVKVLPKCNHGFHVKCIDKWLNSHSSCPTCRHCLIETCQKIVNGGNSSSNNISSSAAAVQEVIVSIEPVQREGVISN from the coding sequence ATGGCGACTACTTCCACTTTATTAATTCAAGAATTTATGGAGAACTTCCACTACTCAAGAAGACTACTCACCATGGCGCCTCCTCCGGTAGCCGGAATCAGCCACGATGCAATTGATCCACCACTTGGTCACAAGGTCAACACAATTGATGCAAATGTTATTATGGTGTTGGCCGTACTTGTATGTGCCTTAATTTGTTCACTTGTTTTGAATTCCATCATAAAGTGTGCATTTAAGTGCTCTAGCCTAATATTGCCAGATCCATCCCCAAACCATACAAACAGCAACCCTTCTTCAGCAAAATTAACCGATAGAGGGATCAAGAAAAAAGCCCTCAAAACATTTCCAGTTATAACATACAGTACTGAATTGAAACATCCAGGACTCGATTCTGAGTGTGTCATTTGCTTATCCGAATTCGGAATCGGAGAGAAAGTTAAAGTTCTCCCTAAGTGTAACCATGGATTCCACGTGAAGTGTATCGATAAATGGCTCAATTCACACTCTTCTTGTCCTACTTGTAGACACTGCCTCATCGAGACTTGCCAAAAAATAGTTAACGGTGGCAATTCTTCTAGTAATAATATTTCATCGTCAGCTGCAGCAGTTCAAGAAGTTATAGTAAGCATTGAACCTGTCCAACGTGAAGGTGTGATATCCAATTGA